One window from the genome of Leuconostoc suionicum encodes:
- a CDS encoding DMT family transporter, translated as MPLFILGLVIGFGLPIQTAVNSKLRSVLGSAFNSSLVSFGVGTIFLTAVTLVTTHSLTINGSFFSTEPWWIWIGGALGVVYLTGNIILFPKLGSVQTVIMPILGQIVMSMLIDNFGWFYSKQHDFTWFRGVGALLVLAGVFLSVSLTQLVLKQKNSPKEATSQNNESNYIRLPWQFLGFVTGMLSALQTAINGHLGKVINSSLKAALISFLVGFITLLIIVLINHYAHKPKQAIQLVQQPWWIWIGGIIGSLFVLGNIFLVPLLGTGLVVVIVLVGQIAGSLLVDQFGWFGAKKNPISAIQLLGLLFMVGGVVLIKFF; from the coding sequence ATGCCCTTATTTATTCTTGGATTAGTCATTGGCTTTGGCTTGCCTATACAAACCGCTGTTAATTCCAAACTTCGAAGTGTGCTTGGTTCTGCATTTAATTCTTCATTAGTTTCATTTGGTGTTGGAACAATCTTTCTAACAGCTGTAACCCTAGTAACTACTCATTCTCTCACGATTAATGGTTCCTTTTTTTCAACTGAGCCTTGGTGGATTTGGATTGGTGGTGCGTTAGGTGTCGTCTATTTAACCGGTAATATTATCTTATTTCCTAAATTAGGTAGTGTCCAAACTGTCATTATGCCAATTCTTGGTCAAATTGTCATGAGTATGCTCATTGATAATTTTGGTTGGTTTTACTCTAAGCAACATGATTTTACTTGGTTTAGAGGAGTGGGCGCCCTACTAGTTTTAGCCGGCGTCTTTCTTTCTGTTTCATTAACGCAACTAGTATTAAAGCAAAAGAACAGTCCAAAAGAAGCAACTTCACAAAATAATGAGTCAAACTACATAAGATTACCTTGGCAATTTCTGGGATTTGTAACCGGTATGCTTAGCGCTCTCCAAACAGCTATTAACGGACATTTAGGTAAAGTAATTAACTCCTCACTTAAGGCAGCTCTTATTTCATTCCTAGTCGGGTTTATAACACTGCTTATTATTGTCTTAATAAATCACTATGCTCATAAACCAAAACAAGCTATCCAACTTGTACAACAACCTTGGTGGATTTGGATTGGCGGTATCATTGGGTCTCTATTTGTCTTAGGAAATATTTTTCTAGTGCCGTTACTAGGCACTGGGTTGGTAGTTGTCATTGTTTTAGTTGGCCAAATTGCTGGCAGTCTGCTCGTAGACCAATTTGGGTGGTTTGGAGCTAAGAAAAATCCCATTTCAGCCATTCAACTTTTGGGGTTATTGTTCATGGTTGGTGGCGTTGTTTTAATTAAATTCTTTTAA
- a CDS encoding PH domain-containing protein encodes MIKQHQSLFAVFINLLTNIKLIVWPILLGLFNMNGSRFTYFPIIVIVTLLLLLLSAWVQWFFFIFEFDEHELTVKKGIINKNQLHIPFERIQTITRTIPFYYQPFHVVRMQIDTSGQGKPDVIFDALTIKQANLIEQKLRVAQNSIKKESETVETTKIQYQVTTKELVVYALTSLGGLGGVVVLFTLWSQVDEMLPKNLKSSFEAFFNHQSVTGFCILFVSTVIVGIFVGFFRIFNRYFNFKIKHQNNYLDISRGFLAHKTMQLKLNRIQTIQLRQTILRRLVRLVSVNVLLSASQDEKDAQTVLIPVASIDKIMTTLKKVLTSIDFDVDHWQVSNIDKAAWYQVRFSVLRNIFIMVFVISVVIFYFPSMLQRSYILLFFFILIVIIAILILKNILTITDQKLGFNQELVYIQRSNGFSREGYYIRRDKIQGVRERGFITLFRKKVLHLDIIVRDGDGHHIIHLRYVPQSTVNHFKQWLNIGL; translated from the coding sequence TTGCTGTTTTTATCAATTTGTTAACTAATATAAAGTTGATTGTATGGCCGATTCTTTTGGGATTATTCAATATGAATGGGAGCCGATTCACATATTTTCCTATCATTGTGATTGTTACCTTATTACTTCTGTTGCTAAGCGCTTGGGTACAGTGGTTTTTCTTTATCTTTGAGTTTGATGAACACGAATTAACTGTAAAAAAAGGTATTATCAATAAAAATCAGCTGCATATTCCATTTGAACGAATTCAAACAATAACGCGTACGATACCTTTTTACTATCAGCCTTTTCATGTTGTGCGCATGCAAATTGATACGTCAGGTCAGGGAAAACCAGATGTAATTTTTGATGCATTAACTATAAAACAGGCTAACCTAATTGAACAAAAACTTCGAGTTGCTCAAAATAGTATTAAGAAAGAATCTGAGACAGTTGAAACAACAAAAATTCAATATCAGGTGACCACTAAGGAGCTGGTCGTCTATGCGCTGACATCCTTAGGTGGGTTAGGTGGCGTTGTCGTATTATTCACTCTTTGGTCTCAAGTTGATGAGATGTTACCAAAGAATTTAAAATCGAGTTTTGAAGCTTTCTTTAATCATCAATCTGTGACAGGATTCTGTATTCTTTTTGTCTCAACCGTGATTGTTGGTATATTTGTCGGTTTTTTCAGAATATTTAATCGATATTTTAATTTTAAAATTAAACATCAGAATAATTATTTAGACATTTCACGTGGGTTTTTAGCGCATAAAACGATGCAGCTAAAACTTAATCGAATACAAACGATACAACTTCGTCAAACAATACTAAGGCGTTTGGTAAGATTAGTGAGTGTTAATGTATTGCTTTCGGCGAGTCAGGATGAAAAAGATGCCCAAACGGTTCTTATTCCTGTGGCGTCAATAGATAAAATCATGACTACTTTAAAAAAGGTTTTAACGTCTATTGATTTTGATGTGGATCATTGGCAAGTAAGTAATATTGATAAAGCGGCTTGGTATCAGGTCCGTTTCAGTGTTTTGCGCAACATTTTTATAATGGTTTTTGTAATTTCTGTTGTCATATTTTATTTTCCAAGCATGCTACAAAGATCATACATATTGTTATTCTTCTTTATCCTCATAGTAATAATAGCCATACTAATTCTAAAGAACATACTGACCATTACCGATCAAAAGCTTGGTTTTAATCAAGAATTGGTGTATATACAGCGAAGCAATGGTTTTAGCAGGGAAGGTTATTATATTCGTCGTGATAAGATTCAAGGGGTGCGAGAAAGAGGATTTATAACACTTTTTAGAAAAAAAGTACTGCACCTTGATATCATTGTAAGGGATGGCGATGGGCATCATATTATTCATTTGCGGTATGTACCACAAAGTACGGTTAATCATTTTAAACAGTGGCTGAATATAGGACTTTGA